The following are encoded in a window of Collinsella aerofaciens genomic DNA:
- a CDS encoding PTS system mannose/fructose/sorbose family transporter subunit IID: MENENITAVAEGKPSGYKVTKKDLRNANWRWLMSVCTFNYQTQQGASVAYALSPVLRKIYTNDEDYKQALNNHFRYYNTQPWLAAIILGACVAMEERDGLAAADAVQDLKIGTMGPLAGVGDSLLMTMIPTIMGSIAAYMAIEGNPVGAGIWFALILAIFWVRMHALEFGYKQGVKLVTDFSEKLPNLTAAASVLGLTVVGCLIASVIGVTCPISFSFGDVAMEIQPLLDKILPAMIPAAITGSAYYLLTKKNASMTALILVVIVLAMVASAAGILA, translated from the coding sequence ATGGAAAACGAGAACATCACCGCCGTCGCCGAGGGCAAGCCCTCCGGCTACAAGGTCACCAAGAAGGACCTGCGCAACGCGAACTGGCGCTGGCTCATGAGCGTGTGCACCTTCAACTACCAGACCCAGCAGGGCGCCTCAGTCGCCTACGCCCTCTCGCCGGTCCTGAGGAAGATCTACACGAACGACGAGGACTATAAGCAAGCGCTCAACAACCACTTCCGCTACTACAACACCCAGCCTTGGCTCGCCGCCATCATCCTTGGCGCCTGCGTGGCCATGGAGGAGCGCGACGGCCTAGCGGCGGCGGACGCCGTCCAAGACCTGAAGATCGGCACCATGGGACCGCTCGCCGGCGTCGGCGACTCCCTGCTCATGACCATGATCCCGACCATCATGGGCTCCATCGCCGCCTACATGGCCATCGAGGGCAACCCCGTGGGAGCCGGCATCTGGTTCGCGCTCATCCTGGCCATCTTCTGGGTCCGCATGCACGCCCTCGAGTTCGGCTACAAGCAGGGCGTGAAGCTCGTCACCGACTTCAGCGAGAAGCTTCCCAACCTCACTGCCGCCGCCTCCGTGCTCGGCCTCACCGTGGTCGGCTGCCTCATCGCCTCGGTCATCGGCGTCACCTGCCCGATTAGCTTCAGCTTCGGCGACGTCGCGATGGAGATTCAGCCGCTGCTCGACAAGATCCTGCCTGCCATGATCCCCGCCGCCATCACGGGAAGCGCGTATTACCTTCTTACCAAGAAGAACGCGAGCATGACGGCCCTCATCCTCGTGGTGATCGTCCTCGC
- a CDS encoding PTS system mannose/fructose/N-acetylgalactosamine-transporter subunit IIB produces MSVVMARIDNRLLHGIIVTQWAPVSGATRVMVIDDKVAGDEVLKSTMRMARPAGMAVSIISEQTALKNFAAGKYDREKVFVIAKEPETMLRLVESGVELPSLVVGGSLVKEDGIQLTQRAYASAENVQSYKALIARGVKVTAQFVPADKPVSVADLI; encoded by the coding sequence ATGAGTGTTGTTATGGCACGAATCGACAATCGCCTGCTTCACGGCATCATCGTGACGCAGTGGGCCCCGGTGTCGGGCGCGACCCGAGTCATGGTCATCGACGACAAGGTCGCCGGCGACGAGGTCCTGAAGTCCACCATGAGGATGGCGCGCCCCGCGGGCATGGCCGTTTCGATCATCTCCGAGCAGACCGCGCTCAAGAACTTCGCCGCGGGCAAGTACGACCGCGAGAAGGTCTTCGTCATCGCCAAGGAGCCCGAGACGATGCTTCGCCTGGTCGAGTCGGGCGTCGAGCTCCCGTCGCTGGTCGTCGGCGGCTCGCTCGTCAAGGAGGACGGCATCCAGCTCACCCAGCGCGCCTACGCCTCCGCCGAGAACGTCCAGAGCTACAAGGCGCTCATCGCCCGTGGCGTCAAGGTGACGGCCCAGTTCGTGCCCGCCGACAAGCCCGTCTCCGTCGCAGACCTCATCTAA
- a CDS encoding PTS mannose/fructose/sorbose/N-acetylgalactosamine transporter subunit IIC codes for MVNFTILQVVLLTLLAFIKHVDYYGIPMIFVNYAVFWGLITGVVMGDWKTGLVIGGTIQLMQLGVAGFGGSSIPDYGTMVIIATAYGVTLGSDTGLAIGLPVGMLGIQLDVVAKILNGFVVEKSQKFCNEGKFNQMNAILWVCPALFGLCAALPVFVSVTLGQPAVNWLLEVMPQWFLSGLTLAGKMLPAVGIAMLLRYMPTAKYFQYLLAGFFLSAFLNVPIIGAAIVGVALAIAFYQRAERDTELAAHASADAFIGEDE; via the coding sequence ATGGTCAACTTCACTATCCTGCAGGTCGTCCTTTTGACCCTGCTGGCCTTCATCAAGCACGTGGACTACTACGGCATCCCGATGATCTTCGTCAATTACGCCGTTTTCTGGGGCCTCATCACCGGAGTCGTCATGGGCGACTGGAAGACCGGCCTTGTCATCGGCGGCACCATTCAGCTCATGCAGCTCGGCGTCGCGGGCTTCGGCGGCTCCTCCATTCCCGACTACGGCACGATGGTCATCATCGCCACCGCCTACGGCGTGACCCTGGGCTCCGACACGGGCCTCGCCATCGGCCTGCCGGTCGGCATGCTCGGCATCCAGCTCGACGTCGTCGCCAAGATCCTCAACGGCTTTGTCGTCGAGAAGTCCCAGAAGTTCTGCAACGAGGGTAAGTTCAATCAGATGAACGCCATCCTGTGGGTCTGCCCCGCGCTCTTCGGCCTGTGCGCCGCCCTGCCCGTCTTTGTCTCCGTGACGCTCGGCCAGCCCGCCGTCAACTGGCTCCTCGAGGTCATGCCCCAGTGGTTCCTCTCCGGCCTCACCCTCGCCGGCAAGATGCTCCCGGCCGTCGGTATCGCCATGCTGCTCCGCTACATGCCAACCGCCAAGTACTTCCAGTACCTGCTCGCCGGCTTCTTCCTCTCGGCCTTCCTGAACGTGCCCATCATCGGCGCCGCCATCGTCGGCGTTGCCCTCGCGATTGCGTTCTACCAGCGTGCCGAGAGGGACACCGAGCTCGCCGCCCACGCTTCCGCAGACGCCTTCATCGGAGAGGATGAGTAA